A region of Brevundimonas sp. NIBR10 DNA encodes the following proteins:
- a CDS encoding zf-TFIIB domain-containing protein, producing the protein MPLLMCPNDDAPMQTLERGGVQFDMCPTCRGVWLDRGELEKLMEGATAEGRASAPQVAPQAYAPPPQQPSPWGGGGYREERPRDPYRSDDRHRDDDYRYKKKKRDSIFDIFD; encoded by the coding sequence ATGCCCCTTCTGATGTGCCCCAACGACGACGCCCCGATGCAGACGCTGGAACGGGGCGGCGTCCAGTTCGACATGTGCCCGACCTGCCGCGGCGTCTGGCTGGACCGGGGCGAGCTCGAAAAGCTGATGGAGGGTGCCACGGCAGAGGGCCGCGCCTCGGCCCCGCAGGTCGCGCCGCAGGCCTATGCTCCGCCGCCTCAGCAACCGTCGCCCTGGGGCGGAGGCGGCTATCGCGAGGAGCGGCCGCGCGACCCCTACCGCAGCGACGACCGCCACCGCGACGACGACTATCGGTACAAGAAGAAGAAGCGCGACAGCATCTTCGACATCTTCGACTGA
- a CDS encoding NAD(P)/FAD-dependent oxidoreductase codes for MKAEPYDVLIVGAGAAGMMCAIEAGRRGRRVLVVDHAAKPGEKIRISGGGRCNFTNTGTTAANFLGENPRFATSALKRFSQRDFIAMVDRAGIAWHEKTLGQLFCDDSAKQIVRMLSDAMRAAGVTLKLGTGVAEVDRAGEGWSATLSDGVRVTAASLVVASGGKSIPKMGATGWGYDLARRHGLRVTETRPALVPLTFEAGLLEQLSPLAGVAVDVAATNVTTERERATFREAMLFTHRGLSGPAILQISSYWREGEAITLAMAPDRDVYGELKVAKEANGKQAVHTALSQILPRRLAESIAARHEVAGKLAEIGDKRLKSLAEAVNRWTVKPVGSEGYRTAEVTLGGVATEGLDQQTMQANSVPGLFLIGEVVDITGWLGGYNFQWAWSSGWAAGQAC; via the coding sequence ATGAAGGCGGAGCCGTATGACGTCCTGATCGTCGGCGCGGGCGCGGCCGGGATGATGTGTGCCATCGAGGCCGGCAGGCGCGGACGGCGGGTGCTGGTCGTGGATCATGCCGCCAAGCCCGGCGAGAAGATCCGCATCTCGGGCGGGGGGCGGTGCAACTTCACCAATACCGGCACGACCGCAGCGAACTTCCTGGGCGAGAACCCCCGCTTCGCGACCTCGGCGTTGAAGCGGTTCAGCCAGCGGGACTTCATCGCCATGGTCGATCGGGCGGGCATCGCCTGGCACGAGAAGACCCTGGGCCAGTTGTTCTGCGACGACAGCGCAAAGCAGATCGTGCGGATGCTGTCCGACGCCATGCGTGCGGCGGGGGTGACGCTGAAGCTCGGAACCGGCGTCGCCGAGGTCGATCGCGCGGGCGAGGGCTGGTCGGCGACCCTGTCGGACGGGGTGAGGGTGACGGCGGCGTCGCTGGTCGTCGCTTCGGGTGGCAAGTCGATTCCCAAGATGGGCGCGACGGGCTGGGGCTATGACCTGGCGCGGCGACATGGCCTGAGGGTCACCGAGACCCGGCCGGCCCTGGTGCCCCTGACCTTCGAGGCCGGGCTGCTGGAGCAGTTGTCGCCCCTGGCGGGGGTCGCGGTCGATGTGGCGGCGACCAATGTGACGACCGAGCGGGAGCGGGCGACCTTCCGCGAGGCCATGCTGTTCACCCACCGGGGCCTGTCGGGTCCGGCCATCCTGCAGATCAGCTCATACTGGCGCGAGGGGGAGGCGATCACCCTGGCCATGGCGCCCGACCGGGACGTCTATGGTGAGCTCAAGGTCGCCAAGGAGGCCAACGGCAAGCAGGCGGTGCATACGGCCCTGTCGCAGATCCTCCCGCGGCGGCTGGCCGAGTCGATCGCGGCGCGGCATGAGGTCGCGGGCAAGCTGGCCGAGATCGGCGACAAACGGCTGAAATCCCTGGCCGAGGCCGTCAACCGCTGGACGGTCAAGCCGGTGGGATCGGAGGGCTATCGTACCGCCGAGGTCACCCTGGGCGGAGTCGCGACTGAAGGCCTGGATCAACAGACAATGCAGGCGAATTCGGTACCGGGACTGTTTCTGATCGGCGAGGTCGTGGACATCACCGGCTGGCTGGGCGGCTACAACTTTCAGTGGGCCTGGTCGTCCGGATGGGCCGCCGGACAAGCCTGCTGA